A DNA window from Engystomops pustulosus chromosome 6, aEngPut4.maternal, whole genome shotgun sequence contains the following coding sequences:
- the FBXO42 gene encoding F-box only protein 42 isoform X1, giving the protein MSFGLGGPLNAMLVHPRGISSGRVWNAMASSSESEDDAFMAIDGEDAVDGTMDQDDEAQAMLEVTKHNRSMSELPEEVLEYILSFLSPYQEHKTAALVCKQWYRLIKGVAHQCYHGFIKAVHDGNIQWESRTYPYPGTPITQRFSHSACYYDSNQSMYVFGGCTQSSCNAAFNDLWRLDLNSKEWIRPLASGSYPSPKAGATLVVYKELLVLFGGWTRPSPYPLHQPERFFDEIHTYSPSKNWWNCIVTTHGPPPMAGHSSCVIGDKMIVFGGSLGSRQMSNDVWVLDMEQWSWSKPNISGPTPHPRGGQSQIVIDNETILILGGCGGPNALFKDAWLLHMNTSPWTWQQLKVENEDHGAPELWCHPACRVGQCVVVFSQAPSGRAPLSPSLNSRPSPISATPPALVPETREFRSHSPVRAPDEAPCVNGRWGTLRPRPPRQTGGGSREGSLSPARSDGLSPVLNGGSISPAAALDSPLQVISPSVAESCEHKTSPARRGSLPEQKDLCLGAEDSAWKKGDLDLDPTSRNPPEQTNGIHTPPHITSTFSGAVSPGALRRGLEAVRALETSSASSSSSHGAANPISPPTLTSPSSPSSGSDAASARPAPAQGDGHSLPPIARRLGHHPPQSLNVGKPLYQSMNCKPMQMYALDIQGTRERGCVKWKVFSNNSVVGPPETSLHTVVQGRGELIIFGGLMDKKQNVKYYPKTNALYFVRAKR; this is encoded by the exons ATGTCATTCGGACTAGGAGGCCCGCTCAACGCCATGTTGGTACACCCAAGAGGCATTTCTAGCG GACGTGTGTGGAATGCCATGGCCAGCTCCTCTGAGAGTGAAGATGACGCATTCATGGCTATTGACGGAGAGGATGCAGTAGATGGAACTATGGATCAGGACGATGAGGCACAGGCAATGCTGGAGGTGACCAAGCATAACCGATCAATGTCAGAGCTGCCAGAGGAGGTCCTGGAATACATCCTGTCCTTCCTGTCTCCATATCAGGAACATAAAACTGCGGCCTTGGTGTGTAAGCAGTGGTACCGGCTCATCAAGG GTGTCGCTCACCAGTGTTATCATGGATTCATTAAAGCTGTTCATGATGGGAATATTCAGTGGGAAAGTCGGACCTACCCTTATCCTGGGACCCCAATCACTCAGCGCTTCTCTCACA GTGCTTGTTACTACGACTCTAACCAGTCCATGTATGTATTTGGTGGCTGTACACAGAGTAGCTGTAACGCTGCTTTCAATGACTTGTGGCGGCTGGACCTCAACAGCAAAGAATGGATCCGACCCTTGGCCTCAG GTTCCTATCCTTCTCCAAAGGCCGGTGCTACGCTTGTTGTATACAAGGAGCTGCTGGTTCTGTTTGGTGGTTGGACGCGTCCAAGCCCGTATCCCTTACATCAACCCGAACGCTTCTTTGATGAGATTCATACATACTCCCCATCTAAAAACTG GTGGAACTGCATTGTGACTACCCACGGGCCGCCACCAATGGCCGGGCATTCATCCTGCGTTATTGGCGATAAGATGATCGTCTTTGGTGGATCTCTTGGGTCTCGGCAAAT GAGTAATGATGTCTGGGTTCTCGACATGGAGCAGTGGTCCTGGTCCAAACCAAACATCTCTGGACCCACCCCTCACCCCCGAGGTGGACAGTCTCAG attgttaTTGACAATGAAACAATCCTGATCCTGGGAGGCTGCGGGGGACCCAATGCT CTTTTTAAAGATGCCTGGCTGCTACACATGAATACCAGTCCCTGGACGTGGCAGCAGCTAAAAGTGGAAAATGAGGATCATGGGGCCCCAGAGCTGTGGTGCCATCCAGCTTGTAGG GTGGGCCAGTGTGTGGTGGTCTTCAGTCAGGCACCCAGTGGTCGAGCTCCTCTTAGTCCAAGCTTGAATTCCCGTCCTTCGCCCATCAGTGCGACTCCACCTGCCCTGGTTCCAGAGACGAGAGAATTCCGGTCACATTCTCCGGTCCGTGCACCTGATGAAGCCCCATGTGTAAATGGCCGCTGGGGGACTCTCAGGCCTCGGCCTCCAAGGCAAACTGGAGGCGGATCCCGGGAAGGCAGCTTATCCCCAGCGAGGAGTGACGGCCTGTCACCTGTccttaatgggggcagtatatcccCCGCTGCAGCTTTGGACAGCCCCTTGCAGGTCATTTCTCCCTCTGTGGCTGAGAGCTGTGAGCATAAGACGTCTCCTGCTCGCCGAGGATCTCTCCCAGAGCAGAAAGATTTGTGTCTTGGCGCAGAGGATAGCGCATGGAAAAAAGGGGATTTAGATCTGGACCCTACAAGTAGAAACCCGCCAGAACAGACAAATGGAATCCACACTCCCCcgcacattacttccacattttCTGGAGCGGTGTCACCCGGAGCACTTCGTCGGGGGCTGGAAGCTGTCCGAGCCCTGGAAACTTCCTCAGCTTCCTCCTCTTCATCGCATGGTGCAGCTAACCCTATCAGTCCTCCCACCCTCACCTCCCCCAGTTCTCCCAGCAGCGGCTCGGATGCAGCTTCAGCGCGTCCAGCCCCGGCCCAAGGTGACGGCCACTCTCTGCCCCCTATTGCACGTCGTCTAGGACATCACCCGCCGCAGTCACTAAATGTAGGCAAACCCTTGTATCAGAGCATGAACTGCAAGCCTATGCAGATGTACGCCTTGGACATTCAGGGGACCCGGGAACGGGGCTGTGTAAAATGGAAGGTTTTCAGCAACAACTCTGTGGTGGGACCCCCTGAGACCAGTCTACACACTGTTGTGCAGGGTCGAGGAGAGCTCATCATTTTTGGAGGTCTCATGGACAAAAAACAGAATGTCAAATATTACCCTAAAACCAACGCCTTGTATTTCGTAAGAGCCAAGAGATAA
- the NECAP2 gene encoding adaptin ear-binding coat-associated protein 2, whose protein sequence is MKDALSCAVTIESSGCPGCSKMADSDYESVLCVKPEVHVYRIPPRSSNRGYRAAEWQLDQPAWSGRLRVTSRGKMAYIKLEDKNSGELFAQSPVEQFPGIAVEGVVDSSRYFVICIEDGNGRRAFIGVGFADRGDAFDFNVALQDHFKWVKQQSEFAKQAQNPDTGPKLDLGFKEGQTIKINIANMKKKEGVPAAAKPRPLSGGPSLLPPPPGNKTAAHQSAPQPPAASGMLLDFGSFSSSTEPAASTDVWGDFTKASGPAASQPSSGWVQF, encoded by the exons ATGAAGGACGCTCTATCATGCGCTGTAACCATAGAGTCTAGCGGATGTCCGGGGTGTAGTAAGATGGCGGACAGTGATTACGAGTCGGTGCTCTGTGTGAAGCCGGAAGTTCACGTTTACCGGATTCCCCCGCGATCGTCTAACCGGGGATACAG GGCGGCAGAATGGCAACTGGACCAACCGGCCTGGAGCGGCCGCCTCCGCGTCACCTCCCGGGGGAAGATGGCGTATATCAAGCTGGAGGATAAGAACTCAG GGGAGCTCTTCGCTCAGTCGCCAGTAGAGCAGTTTCCAGGAATCGCTGTAGAAGGTGTCGTGGACTCCAGTCGTTACTTTGTGATCTGCATTGAGGATGGAAATG GACGGAGGGCGTTTATTGGTGTGGGATTTGCTGACCGTGGAGATGCCTTTGACTTTAATGTGGCTCTACAGGATCACTTCAA GTGGGTGAAGCAGCAATCAGAATTTGCAAAACAGGCTCAGAACCCAGACACTGGACCAAAGTTGGACCTCGGCTTCAAGGAGGGCCAGACTATCAAGATCAATATAGCT AACATGAAGAAAAAGGAAGGCGTCCCTGCAGCTGCTAAACCACGACCCCTGAGCGGTGGACCCAGCCTGCTGCCCCCACCACCTGGCAATAAAACAGCCGCTCACCAGAGCGCCCCCCAGCCGCCTGCAGCCTCAG GGATGCTCTTGGATTTTGGGAGTTTCTCCTCCAGCACAGAACCAGCAGCTTCTACAGACGTTTGGGGAGATTTCACAAAGGCCTCAGG ACCAGCGGCCAGTCAGCCGAGCTCCGGATGGGTGCAGTTCTAA
- the FBXO42 gene encoding F-box only protein 42 isoform X2, with amino-acid sequence MASSSESEDDAFMAIDGEDAVDGTMDQDDEAQAMLEVTKHNRSMSELPEEVLEYILSFLSPYQEHKTAALVCKQWYRLIKGVAHQCYHGFIKAVHDGNIQWESRTYPYPGTPITQRFSHSACYYDSNQSMYVFGGCTQSSCNAAFNDLWRLDLNSKEWIRPLASGSYPSPKAGATLVVYKELLVLFGGWTRPSPYPLHQPERFFDEIHTYSPSKNWWNCIVTTHGPPPMAGHSSCVIGDKMIVFGGSLGSRQMSNDVWVLDMEQWSWSKPNISGPTPHPRGGQSQIVIDNETILILGGCGGPNALFKDAWLLHMNTSPWTWQQLKVENEDHGAPELWCHPACRVGQCVVVFSQAPSGRAPLSPSLNSRPSPISATPPALVPETREFRSHSPVRAPDEAPCVNGRWGTLRPRPPRQTGGGSREGSLSPARSDGLSPVLNGGSISPAAALDSPLQVISPSVAESCEHKTSPARRGSLPEQKDLCLGAEDSAWKKGDLDLDPTSRNPPEQTNGIHTPPHITSTFSGAVSPGALRRGLEAVRALETSSASSSSSHGAANPISPPTLTSPSSPSSGSDAASARPAPAQGDGHSLPPIARRLGHHPPQSLNVGKPLYQSMNCKPMQMYALDIQGTRERGCVKWKVFSNNSVVGPPETSLHTVVQGRGELIIFGGLMDKKQNVKYYPKTNALYFVRAKR; translated from the exons ATGGCCAGCTCCTCTGAGAGTGAAGATGACGCATTCATGGCTATTGACGGAGAGGATGCAGTAGATGGAACTATGGATCAGGACGATGAGGCACAGGCAATGCTGGAGGTGACCAAGCATAACCGATCAATGTCAGAGCTGCCAGAGGAGGTCCTGGAATACATCCTGTCCTTCCTGTCTCCATATCAGGAACATAAAACTGCGGCCTTGGTGTGTAAGCAGTGGTACCGGCTCATCAAGG GTGTCGCTCACCAGTGTTATCATGGATTCATTAAAGCTGTTCATGATGGGAATATTCAGTGGGAAAGTCGGACCTACCCTTATCCTGGGACCCCAATCACTCAGCGCTTCTCTCACA GTGCTTGTTACTACGACTCTAACCAGTCCATGTATGTATTTGGTGGCTGTACACAGAGTAGCTGTAACGCTGCTTTCAATGACTTGTGGCGGCTGGACCTCAACAGCAAAGAATGGATCCGACCCTTGGCCTCAG GTTCCTATCCTTCTCCAAAGGCCGGTGCTACGCTTGTTGTATACAAGGAGCTGCTGGTTCTGTTTGGTGGTTGGACGCGTCCAAGCCCGTATCCCTTACATCAACCCGAACGCTTCTTTGATGAGATTCATACATACTCCCCATCTAAAAACTG GTGGAACTGCATTGTGACTACCCACGGGCCGCCACCAATGGCCGGGCATTCATCCTGCGTTATTGGCGATAAGATGATCGTCTTTGGTGGATCTCTTGGGTCTCGGCAAAT GAGTAATGATGTCTGGGTTCTCGACATGGAGCAGTGGTCCTGGTCCAAACCAAACATCTCTGGACCCACCCCTCACCCCCGAGGTGGACAGTCTCAG attgttaTTGACAATGAAACAATCCTGATCCTGGGAGGCTGCGGGGGACCCAATGCT CTTTTTAAAGATGCCTGGCTGCTACACATGAATACCAGTCCCTGGACGTGGCAGCAGCTAAAAGTGGAAAATGAGGATCATGGGGCCCCAGAGCTGTGGTGCCATCCAGCTTGTAGG GTGGGCCAGTGTGTGGTGGTCTTCAGTCAGGCACCCAGTGGTCGAGCTCCTCTTAGTCCAAGCTTGAATTCCCGTCCTTCGCCCATCAGTGCGACTCCACCTGCCCTGGTTCCAGAGACGAGAGAATTCCGGTCACATTCTCCGGTCCGTGCACCTGATGAAGCCCCATGTGTAAATGGCCGCTGGGGGACTCTCAGGCCTCGGCCTCCAAGGCAAACTGGAGGCGGATCCCGGGAAGGCAGCTTATCCCCAGCGAGGAGTGACGGCCTGTCACCTGTccttaatgggggcagtatatcccCCGCTGCAGCTTTGGACAGCCCCTTGCAGGTCATTTCTCCCTCTGTGGCTGAGAGCTGTGAGCATAAGACGTCTCCTGCTCGCCGAGGATCTCTCCCAGAGCAGAAAGATTTGTGTCTTGGCGCAGAGGATAGCGCATGGAAAAAAGGGGATTTAGATCTGGACCCTACAAGTAGAAACCCGCCAGAACAGACAAATGGAATCCACACTCCCCcgcacattacttccacattttCTGGAGCGGTGTCACCCGGAGCACTTCGTCGGGGGCTGGAAGCTGTCCGAGCCCTGGAAACTTCCTCAGCTTCCTCCTCTTCATCGCATGGTGCAGCTAACCCTATCAGTCCTCCCACCCTCACCTCCCCCAGTTCTCCCAGCAGCGGCTCGGATGCAGCTTCAGCGCGTCCAGCCCCGGCCCAAGGTGACGGCCACTCTCTGCCCCCTATTGCACGTCGTCTAGGACATCACCCGCCGCAGTCACTAAATGTAGGCAAACCCTTGTATCAGAGCATGAACTGCAAGCCTATGCAGATGTACGCCTTGGACATTCAGGGGACCCGGGAACGGGGCTGTGTAAAATGGAAGGTTTTCAGCAACAACTCTGTGGTGGGACCCCCTGAGACCAGTCTACACACTGTTGTGCAGGGTCGAGGAGAGCTCATCATTTTTGGAGGTCTCATGGACAAAAAACAGAATGTCAAATATTACCCTAAAACCAACGCCTTGTATTTCGTAAGAGCCAAGAGATAA
- the SZRD1 gene encoding SUZ RNA-binding domain-containing isoform X1 — MEEDEVAESWEDAADSGEIERRLEKKLRITQRESKTKSPPKAPVVIQDDSLPAGPPPQIRILKRPTSNGLSSNPHASSRPTVPVKSLAQREAEYAEARKRILGSASPEEEPEKPILDRPTRINNSEDSRPSNNIIRQPLGPDGSQGFKERR, encoded by the exons ATGGAAGAAGATGAGGTCGCGGAGAGCTGGGAGGATGCGGCCGACAGCGGG GAAATAGAGCGAAGGTTGGAGAAGAAGCTGCGGATAACACAGAGGGAGAG CAAAACAAAGTCTCCACCCAAAGCGCCTGTGGTTATTCAGGACGACTCTCTCCCAGCGGGTCCACCACCACAGATCAGAATCCTAAAGAGGCCTACAAGCAACGGATTGTCAAGTAACCCCCATGCCAGCAGCCGGCCAACTGTGCCCGTAAAGTCCCTGGCACAGAGGGAGGCAGAGTACGCAGAGGCCAGGAAACGCATCCTCGGCAGCGCTAGTCCAGAGGAGGAACCAGAAAAGCCAATTCTAGACAG gCCTACCCGAATCAACAATTCGGAGGACAGCAGACCATCCAATAACATTATCCGGCAGCCGCTGGGTCCTGACGGTTCACAGGGTTTCAAAGAGCGCAGATAG
- the SZRD1 gene encoding SUZ RNA-binding domain-containing isoform X2: protein MGEQPGPGDCRGRKEIERRLEKKLRITQRESKTKSPPKAPVVIQDDSLPAGPPPQIRILKRPTSNGLSSNPHASSRPTVPVKSLAQREAEYAEARKRILGSASPEEEPEKPILDRPTRINNSEDSRPSNNIIRQPLGPDGSQGFKERR, encoded by the exons ATGGGGGAGCAGCCCGGGCCtggtgactgcagggggcgcaag GAAATAGAGCGAAGGTTGGAGAAGAAGCTGCGGATAACACAGAGGGAGAG CAAAACAAAGTCTCCACCCAAAGCGCCTGTGGTTATTCAGGACGACTCTCTCCCAGCGGGTCCACCACCACAGATCAGAATCCTAAAGAGGCCTACAAGCAACGGATTGTCAAGTAACCCCCATGCCAGCAGCCGGCCAACTGTGCCCGTAAAGTCCCTGGCACAGAGGGAGGCAGAGTACGCAGAGGCCAGGAAACGCATCCTCGGCAGCGCTAGTCCAGAGGAGGAACCAGAAAAGCCAATTCTAGACAG gCCTACCCGAATCAACAATTCGGAGGACAGCAGACCATCCAATAACATTATCCGGCAGCCGCTGGGTCCTGACGGTTCACAGGGTTTCAAAGAGCGCAGATAG